Proteins from a single region of Amycolatopsis sp. CA-230715:
- a CDS encoding MMPL family transporter, producing the protein MAQPTTARIARWSANHPWRAIVGWVVFVAVCFAAGSLAGSRPPENKDFWIGEAGRAEAVATQAGLMPPPVEQVLITAPGGVDDPSATAAAASVTTRMRALPSVSAVAAPARSADGSTLMVAVTLKADDRTSKTVVPEVSAQTAAVADAFPGLRVEQTGSSSISVGINKQFGDDLARSEMITLPVTLVILFLVFGSIIAAGVPLLLALSSVGAATGLYAIASHFFPDAGGAVSSVILMIGMAVGVDYSLFYLKRVREERERSGGVLSRTAAVELAAATAGHAVVVSGLAVLVALAGLYFAGDVVFSSIATGSIIVVLVSVVSSLTVLPALLAKLGKRTDPGRFAWRGGTSRLWPVLLRPALERPLATLLAGVVALGLLALPATALQLKVEGNDTFSREVTEVAAYDRLTSLFPTEGVAHLVVANGGGATAGLTELASRAQTDPAFLRTDTPRIRTSSDGRAAALELPIRYDGNSPEAAKSLQHLRNDLIPSLRGTDVTYAVSGGVARNTDYVEHQNERLPWVLGSVLLLTFLMMLFSFRSAVLALAGIVLNVLSAAAAFGVMVAVFQHSWAEPLLGFTSSGFLGAHLPLFVLVVLFGLSMDYQVFVVSRIREAAGRGLPARRAVFDGVVGSAGMITSAALIMVSVFASFLFVDRLEMKQIGFGLAVAVLIDAVLVRALVLPAVIALFGEKTWWPGRLRAPSSGAHRRSAPRSAFPAPPADRDAPLSRGPRASG; encoded by the coding sequence ATGGCACAACCGACGACGGCGCGGATCGCTCGCTGGAGCGCGAACCATCCGTGGCGCGCGATCGTGGGCTGGGTGGTGTTCGTGGCGGTCTGCTTCGCCGCGGGATCGCTCGCGGGCAGCAGACCGCCGGAGAACAAGGACTTCTGGATCGGCGAGGCTGGCCGCGCCGAGGCGGTCGCGACGCAGGCCGGTCTGATGCCGCCGCCGGTCGAGCAGGTGCTGATCACCGCGCCGGGCGGGGTGGACGACCCGTCCGCCACCGCGGCGGCGGCTTCGGTGACCACCAGGATGCGCGCGCTGCCTTCGGTGTCCGCCGTCGCGGCGCCCGCGCGCTCGGCAGACGGGTCGACGCTGATGGTCGCCGTCACGCTCAAGGCCGACGACCGGACGTCGAAGACCGTGGTGCCCGAGGTGAGCGCGCAGACCGCCGCGGTGGCCGACGCGTTCCCGGGGCTCCGGGTGGAGCAGACCGGCAGTTCGTCGATCTCGGTCGGGATCAACAAGCAGTTCGGCGACGACCTGGCGCGCAGCGAGATGATCACGCTGCCGGTGACGCTGGTGATCCTGTTCCTGGTGTTCGGCTCGATCATCGCGGCCGGTGTGCCGCTGCTGCTCGCGCTGTCCTCGGTCGGCGCGGCCACCGGGCTGTACGCGATCGCCTCGCACTTCTTCCCGGACGCGGGCGGCGCGGTGTCGAGCGTGATCCTGATGATCGGGATGGCCGTCGGCGTCGACTATTCGCTGTTCTACCTCAAACGCGTGCGCGAGGAACGCGAGCGCTCGGGCGGGGTGCTCAGCAGGACCGCCGCCGTGGAACTGGCCGCGGCCACGGCGGGCCACGCGGTGGTGGTGTCCGGGCTCGCCGTCCTGGTCGCGCTCGCCGGGCTGTACTTCGCGGGCGACGTGGTGTTCTCCTCGATCGCGACCGGGTCGATCATCGTGGTGCTGGTGTCCGTGGTCAGCTCGCTGACGGTGCTCCCGGCGCTGCTCGCGAAGCTCGGCAAGCGCACCGATCCCGGCCGGTTCGCCTGGCGCGGTGGCACTTCCCGGTTGTGGCCGGTCCTGCTGCGGCCCGCGCTCGAGCGTCCACTCGCGACACTGCTGGCCGGCGTGGTCGCGCTCGGGCTGCTCGCCCTGCCCGCGACGGCGCTCCAGCTCAAGGTCGAGGGCAACGACACGTTTTCCCGTGAGGTCACCGAGGTCGCCGCCTACGACCGGCTGACCTCGTTGTTCCCCACCGAAGGCGTGGCGCATCTCGTGGTCGCGAACGGTGGCGGCGCGACGGCGGGCTTGACCGAACTGGCTTCGCGCGCTCAAACCGACCCGGCGTTCCTGCGCACGGACACGCCGCGGATCCGGACCTCGTCGGACGGTCGCGCGGCCGCGCTGGAGCTTCCGATTCGCTACGACGGGAACTCGCCGGAGGCCGCGAAATCGTTGCAGCACCTGCGAAACGACCTCATTCCTTCGTTGCGCGGCACGGACGTCACCTATGCCGTGTCCGGCGGGGTCGCCCGCAACACCGACTACGTCGAGCACCAGAACGAGCGGCTGCCGTGGGTGCTCGGGTCCGTGCTGCTGCTGACCTTCCTGATGATGTTGTTCTCGTTCCGCTCCGCGGTGCTCGCGCTCGCCGGGATCGTGCTCAACGTGCTGTCCGCGGCGGCCGCGTTCGGGGTCATGGTCGCGGTGTTCCAGCACTCCTGGGCCGAACCGCTGCTCGGTTTCACCTCGTCCGGTTTTCTCGGCGCGCACCTGCCGCTGTTCGTGCTGGTGGTCCTCTTCGGACTGTCGATGGACTACCAGGTGTTCGTGGTGAGCCGGATCAGGGAGGCCGCCGGGCGGGGTCTGCCCGCGCGGCGCGCGGTGTTCGACGGCGTGGTCGGCTCGGCGGGCATGATCACCAGCGCCGCGCTGATCATGGTGTCGGTGTTCGCGAGCTTCCTGTTCGTCGACCGGCTCGAAATGAAGCAGATCGGGTTCGGCCTCGCCGTCGCGGTCCTGATCGACGCCGTGCTGGTGCGCGCGCTCGTGCTGCCCGCGGTCATCGCGCTGTTCGGCGAGAAGACCTGGTGGCCGGGCAGGCTCAGAGCACCGAGTAGTGGCGCACACCGCCGGTCTGCGCCGCGGTCAGCTTTCCCTGCGCCACCAGCAGATCGAGATGCGCCGCTGTCTCGAGGACCGCGAGCATCCGGTTGA
- a CDS encoding MBL fold metallo-hydrolase produces the protein MDAFNDDGSRDWTEPGVYEVAPGVHRIPLPLPNDGLRAVNVYALTGGEDVVLIDAGWSLDEAKDQLAEALRAIGTGFEDIREYLITHVHRDHYTQAVTLRREYGGRIGLGEGEQASLKLSSDPDGERMNAQGRLLALAGAQPVIDELVRVFGKLRPDPSIWEEPDEWLKPGKRTVLPGRDLDLVHTPGHTAGHLVFEDGTAGLLFTGDHVLPRITPSIGFEPATVELPLRDYLDSLRVVRERPDRRMLPAHGPVTASVHARVDELLAHHAERLDVMGGKIADGATTAYDAAQRLTWTRRRKELSEMDVFNRMLAVLETAAHLDLLVAQGKLTAAQTGGVRHYSVL, from the coding sequence GTGGACGCTTTCAACGACGATGGCAGTCGCGACTGGACCGAACCCGGTGTGTACGAGGTCGCGCCGGGGGTCCACCGGATTCCCCTTCCCCTGCCCAACGACGGACTGCGCGCGGTCAACGTCTACGCGCTGACCGGCGGCGAGGACGTGGTCCTGATCGACGCCGGGTGGTCGCTCGACGAGGCCAAGGACCAGCTCGCGGAAGCGCTGCGGGCGATCGGGACCGGGTTCGAAGACATTCGCGAGTACCTCATCACGCACGTCCATCGCGATCACTACACGCAGGCCGTGACGCTGCGGCGCGAGTACGGCGGCAGGATCGGGCTCGGCGAAGGCGAGCAGGCTTCGCTGAAGCTGTCGTCCGATCCGGACGGTGAGCGGATGAACGCGCAGGGCCGCCTGCTGGCGCTGGCCGGTGCGCAACCGGTGATCGACGAACTGGTCAGGGTGTTCGGCAAGCTCCGGCCGGACCCGTCGATCTGGGAAGAGCCCGACGAGTGGCTCAAGCCGGGCAAGCGGACCGTGCTGCCGGGGCGCGACCTCGACCTCGTCCACACCCCCGGGCACACCGCGGGCCATCTGGTGTTCGAAGACGGCACGGCAGGGCTGCTGTTCACCGGCGACCACGTGCTGCCCCGCATCACCCCGTCGATCGGGTTCGAGCCCGCGACGGTCGAACTGCCCCTTCGCGACTACCTCGACTCGCTGCGGGTCGTCCGCGAGCGCCCGGACCGGCGCATGCTGCCCGCGCACGGCCCGGTCACCGCGAGCGTGCACGCGCGGGTGGACGAGCTGCTCGCCCATCACGCCGAGCGGCTCGACGTGATGGGCGGCAAGATCGCCGACGGTGCGACCACGGCCTACGACGCGGCGCAACGCCTCACCTGGACTCGGCGCCGGAAGGAACTGTCCGAAATGGACGTGTTCAACCGGATGCTCGCGGTCCTCGAGACAGCGGCGCATCTCGATCTGCTGGTGGCGCAGGGAAAGCTGACCGCGGCGCAGACCGGCGGTGTGCGCCACTACTCGGTGCTCTGA
- a CDS encoding nitrilase-related carbon-nitrogen hydrolase, whose product MRVALAQTDCRLGDVEGNLVDTERIVKESAAEGADLVVFPELSLTGYALGQLADDISLWPDDERLAELSKHGPDVVIGLLEDGRIRRHNSALYLSDGMIVHNHRKLYLPNYLIWEERKHASPGQHMRAFDTPHARMATLICNDAWQPMLPWLAAQDGAEVLVVPTNSAAKLTGGSFDPAEYWHDLLTFTARMQQCWVVFVNRVGDEAGVRFWGGSRVIDPWGSVVATAPTWEENLTIVDIDPGAVRRRRREIPLLADARLGLLRRELERLINESGDD is encoded by the coding sequence ATGAGAGTGGCACTGGCGCAGACCGACTGCCGGCTCGGCGACGTGGAGGGGAATCTCGTCGATACCGAGCGCATCGTGAAGGAGTCCGCCGCGGAAGGTGCGGACCTGGTCGTCTTCCCCGAGCTGAGCCTCACCGGGTACGCGCTCGGTCAGCTCGCCGACGACATTTCGCTGTGGCCGGACGACGAACGGCTCGCCGAACTGTCGAAGCACGGCCCCGACGTCGTGATCGGACTGCTCGAGGACGGCCGCATCCGGCGCCACAACTCCGCGCTGTACCTGTCCGACGGCATGATCGTGCACAACCACCGCAAGCTGTACCTGCCGAACTACCTGATCTGGGAGGAGCGCAAGCACGCCAGCCCCGGTCAGCACATGCGCGCCTTCGACACCCCGCACGCCAGGATGGCGACGCTGATCTGCAACGACGCGTGGCAGCCGATGCTGCCGTGGCTCGCCGCGCAGGACGGTGCCGAGGTGCTCGTGGTGCCGACGAACAGCGCCGCGAAGCTCACCGGCGGCTCGTTCGACCCCGCCGAGTACTGGCACGACCTGCTCACCTTCACCGCCCGCATGCAGCAGTGCTGGGTCGTCTTCGTCAACCGCGTCGGCGACGAGGCGGGAGTCCGCTTCTGGGGCGGCTCGCGCGTCATCGATCCGTGGGGTTCCGTCGTCGCGACGGCACCGACCTGGGAAGAGAACCTCACCATCGTCGACATCGATCCGGGCGCTGTGCGGCGGCGGCGCCGGGAAATCCCGCTGCTGGCGGACGCGCGCCTCGGCCTGCTGCGCCGCGAACTGGAACGCCTCATCAACGAAAGCGGCGACGACTGA
- a CDS encoding methionine synthase → MTERVWAAGAATGIGSLPGTDAREAAEVVLGELPQFPYLPELPGRGVGADLLGRSAALLVDLAVEVVPTGYRVTARPGHHHRRATDLLRWDVDGLDEAVDNAGRPPVVKTQVAGPWTLAAGIELASGHRVLTDRGAVREFSESLLEGLRAHVAELTARTGAPVVVQFDEPSLPSVLAGALPTPSGYGTVPSVPEPEARDLLSTMIQGAGAITGQPVIVHCCAARPPISLLRSAGAGGIAIDATLLSGAPSAVLDEVGEAWDSGVAFLLGLVPSTDPGKPVSLREIAEPALGLVDRLGFPRTLLAERGVPTTTCGLAGATGAWVRRALELSRELGRAFLEPPETW, encoded by the coding sequence GTGACGGAACGAGTGTGGGCCGCTGGCGCGGCGACCGGGATCGGGTCCCTGCCGGGGACGGACGCGCGCGAAGCGGCCGAGGTCGTACTGGGCGAACTGCCGCAGTTCCCTTATCTGCCAGAGCTTCCCGGCCGCGGGGTCGGCGCCGATCTGCTCGGCAGGAGCGCGGCGCTGCTGGTCGATCTCGCGGTCGAGGTGGTGCCGACCGGGTACCGGGTGACGGCGCGGCCCGGCCACCACCACCGGCGCGCGACCGATCTGCTCCGCTGGGACGTCGACGGGCTCGACGAGGCGGTGGACAACGCCGGCCGCCCGCCCGTGGTCAAGACCCAGGTCGCCGGGCCGTGGACGCTCGCGGCGGGGATCGAGCTGGCGAGCGGGCACCGGGTGCTCACCGACCGCGGCGCGGTCCGCGAATTCTCGGAGTCCCTTTTGGAGGGTCTGCGCGCGCACGTCGCCGAGCTGACCGCCCGCACCGGGGCGCCGGTGGTCGTCCAGTTCGACGAACCGAGCCTTCCGTCGGTGCTCGCGGGCGCGTTGCCGACGCCGTCGGGCTACGGGACCGTGCCGTCGGTGCCCGAACCGGAAGCGCGCGATCTGCTGTCCACGATGATCCAGGGCGCCGGAGCCATTACGGGTCAGCCGGTGATCGTGCACTGCTGCGCGGCGCGGCCGCCGATTTCGCTGCTGCGCTCGGCAGGCGCCGGTGGGATCGCGATCGACGCGACGCTGCTGTCCGGGGCGCCGTCGGCGGTGCTCGACGAAGTGGGCGAGGCGTGGGATTCCGGTGTCGCGTTCCTGCTGGGACTGGTTCCGTCGACGGATCCGGGGAAGCCGGTGAGCTTGCGCGAAATCGCCGAACCGGCGCTCGGGCTCGTCGACCGCCTCGGTTTCCCCCGCACGCTGCTGGCCGAACGAGGCGTGCCGACCACGACCTGCGGCCTCGCGGGCGCCACCGGCGCGTGGGTGCGGCGTGCACTCGAACTGTCGCGAGAACTCGGAAGGGCGTTCCTCGAACCCCCCGAAACGTGGTAG